TAAGAGATACTAAGTTAATTGCTTTAGAAGCCATTTCTTCTGGTACATCAATAGACAATGTTTCCATTGGCTCATGTTTCTTACCATCAATTTCTTTAATAATTACTTGTGGTCTTCCCACTTGTAATTCATATCCTTCTCTACGCATTGTTTCAATCAATACAGATAAGTGTAAAACTCCACGTCCAAAAACGTTAAATTTATCTTCACTATCCGTAGTTTCTACTTTTAATGCAAGGTTTTTTTCTAATTCTTTAAATAAACGATCTCTTAAGTGACGAGATGTTACATATTTACCTTCTTTACCAAAGAAAGGAGAATTGTTAATTGTAAACAACATACTCATAGTAGGTTGATCAATTTCTGTTCTTGGTAATGCTTCAGGGTTTTCTAAATCTGCAATTGTATCACCAATTTCAAATCCTTCTAAACCAGTAATAGCACAAATATCTCCACAAGGTACTTTATCTACTTGTAATTTACCCATTCCTTCGAATACGTGTAATTCTTTAATTCTTACTTTTTTAGTAGAACCATCAGCTTTACATAACATGTATTCTTTACCAACTTCTAAATCTCCTCTAAATACACGTCCAATAGCAATTCTTCCTGTAAATTTAGAAAAATCTAAAGAAGTAATTTGCATTTGTGCTGTACCTTCGTTGTATTTTGTTGCAGGAATAGATTCTAAAACAGCATCTAATAAAGGAATGATGTTATCAGTTTCATTTCTCCAATCAGTACTCATCCAGTTGTTCTTTGCAGAACCATACACTGTAGTAAAGTCTAATTGCTCTTCTGTAGCTTCTAAAGCAAACATTAAATCAAAAACCTTTTCATGAACAATATCAGGCGTACAGTTTTCTTTATCTACTTTGTTTACAACTACAATAGGAGTTAACCCTAATTCTAAGGCTTTACCTAATACAAAACGAGTTTGTGGCATTGGCCCTTCAAATGCATCCACTAATAATAAAACACCATCAGCCATTTTTAATACACGCTCTACTTCTCCACCAAAATCGGCGTGACCAGGAGTATCAATTACGTTAATTTTTGTTTCTTTGTAGTGCACAGAAACGTTTTTAGAAAGAATTGTAATTCCTCTTTCACGTTCTAAGTCGTTATTATCTAACAATAAATCTGTACGTTCTTTACGATCGTCTAAGATTTTAGCTTGATCTATAATTTTATCTACTAACGTTGTCTTTCCGTGATCGACATGGGCTATAATAGCGATATTTCTAATTGGTTGCATTTATGTATTCTTAAATTTCGTGCAAAAGTAGTGTTTTTAGTTTAAAGATTTCATTCAATCTAAAAAACTTTAACTATCTCAGCGTTAAAAAGGTATATGATAATTCATTTTTATTCTAATTTATTAAAAGCAACCTCCTTTTAAATTTACGATTTTTGCCTTAAAATGATGATTAGATAAAACCTCAATTGCTTTAGCACTTCTCACACCTGATTGACAATATACCACTAAATCTTTATTTAGAGGCACCTCATCTAAACGTTGTAATAATTCGCCCAAAGGAATATGTTGCCCTCCAATATGATATTTTTCTCTTTCCCAAATTTCTCGCACATCTAATAAATTATATTTTTCTTTATTTTTTTGAAGTTCTTCTAAAGAAATTTCTTCTTTGAATAAAATTCCGCAGAAAAAATCATAATCGGTTTCTAAAGCAGTAACGTTGGTTTTACTTTCTTTTTCATATTTCAGTATCATTTGATTCATTTGTAAAGCATCATAAACCAATAATTTATTTGCTAAAATGGCTCCTATTCCGCATATTATTTTTATAACTTCATTTGCTTGTAAACTTCCTATAATTCCGGGTAACACGCCTAAAACTCCTATTTCTGAACAATTAGGAGATTCGTTTGGTTTTGGTGGTGTTGGATACAAACATCTATACGTGCCACTTCCTTTATAATTAAACACACTTACCTGACCTTCAAATTTAAAAATAGCGCCATACACTAAAGGTTTATTGGTGATAACAGCCGCATCGTTTGCTAAATAACGTGTAGAAAAATTATCACTCCCGTCTACAATAATATCATAATTAGTGAATACTAAAATGGCATTTTCTTTGGTCAATTTCTCTTGATACACCTTAAAATTCACAAACGGATTTAATTTTGATAATCGCTTTGCGGCAGTTTCTGCTTTTGACGCTCCAATATCATCAACTGTATATAAAATCTGACGTTGTAAATTACTTTGATCTACCACATCATCATCAATTATACCAATAGTGCCAACACCTGCAGCAGTTAAATATTGTAAAACAGGGCAACCTAATCCGCCAGCTCCGATGACTAAAACCTTGGCTTTTTTAAGTTTCAATTGTCCTTCCACTCCTATTTCATTTAAAATTAAATGACGATTGTATTGCTTTTTTTCTTCTGATGTTAGCATGATAATTATACGTTAAACGTGAACTTCATAATTTGAAATTCGTAATTCGTAATTCCTAATTGATAATTGATAATTGATTACTTAAAGTGTTCCCAATCTTTCCAAACTACTTCTAAATCTTGGTTTTTTAACATTTGTACAACGTCTTCAGTACTTCTTTCATCAGAAATTTCGAATTGTTCTAAAGATTGTGGTTCTACCGTATAACCTCCAGGATTTGTCTTTGATTCTGCACTGATTGAGGTAATGCCTAAATTAACAATATGATTTCTAAACACTTCACTTTCTCTGGTAGACATCGATAATTCTATGTCTTCATCAAACAAACGAAACGCACAAATTAACTGTACTAAGTCTGAATCTGTCATTTCCACTTTTGGTTCTAATCCGCCAGAATGCGGACGTAATCTTGGAAATGAAATCGAATACTTGGTTTTCCAATACGTTTTTTGTAAATATTTTAAATGCAAAGCTGTAAAAAAACTATCCGCTCGCCAATCTTCTAAGCCGAATAAAGCACCCAAACCAATTTTATGAATTCCTGCTTTCCCTAAACGATCTGGCGTATCTAAACGATAATCGAAATTAGATTTTTTTCCCTTCGGATGGTGTTTTTTATACTCGTCTCTGTGATAGGTTTCTTGATACACCAAAACAGCATACAATCCGTTTTCTACCAACAGCTCATATTCATCTTGGTTTAAAGGCTGAACTTCAATAGAAATATTAGAAAATTGAGAACGAATGATTTGAATGGCATTTTTAATGTACTCAACTCCTACCGTTTTATTTGCTTCTCCTGTAACCAATAAAATATGATCATATCCTTTCGCTTTTAAAAAAGCGACTTCCTTTAAAATTTCTGCATCTGTTAACGTGCGCCTTGGAATTTTGTTGGTCATACTAAAACCGCAATACGTACAAATATTCTGGCATTCGTTACTCAAATACATTGGCACATACATTTGCATAGTATTACCAAAACGCTTCTTAGTTAACAACTGACTTTTATGCGCCATTTCTTCTAAAAATGGTTTTGCAGCAGGAGAAATTAAGGCTTTAAAATCTTCTAAATCTAGTTTATCTTTTAATAAAGCTTGTTTTACCTCAACAGCTGTTTTATCAAAAATACTTTTTAGGCTAAAATCCCAATTATAGGTATCGAAAAGTTCTTTAAAATGACTCATAGTTTAGCTTAAAAAACTCGTTAACGGACTACTGGCAATTGCCATTTCAC
The nucleotide sequence above comes from Polaribacter butkevichii. Encoded proteins:
- the typA gene encoding translational GTPase TypA, producing the protein MQPIRNIAIIAHVDHGKTTLVDKIIDQAKILDDRKERTDLLLDNNDLERERGITILSKNVSVHYKETKINVIDTPGHADFGGEVERVLKMADGVLLLVDAFEGPMPQTRFVLGKALELGLTPIVVVNKVDKENCTPDIVHEKVFDLMFALEATEEQLDFTTVYGSAKNNWMSTDWRNETDNIIPLLDAVLESIPATKYNEGTAQMQITSLDFSKFTGRIAIGRVFRGDLEVGKEYMLCKADGSTKKVRIKELHVFEGMGKLQVDKVPCGDICAITGLEGFEIGDTIADLENPEALPRTEIDQPTMSMLFTINNSPFFGKEGKYVTSRHLRDRLFKELEKNLALKVETTDSEDKFNVFGRGVLHLSVLIETMRREGYELQVGRPQVIIKEIDGKKHEPMETLSIDVPEEMASKAINLVSLRKGDMLVMEPKGDLQHLEFSIPSRGLIGLRNKILTATGGTAIINHRFSEYGPYKGDFTEEVKGAIVSSAAGKATAYALNRLQDRGVFFIDINQEIYVGQVIGENSKSDDMAVNLIKGKQLTNMRKSGTDDAMKIAPKIDFSLEENMEYIKADEYLEVTPESLRMRKIVFKG
- the moeB gene encoding molybdopterin-synthase adenylyltransferase MoeB encodes the protein MMLTSEEKKQYNRHLILNEIGVEGQLKLKKAKVLVIGAGGLGCPVLQYLTAAGVGTIGIIDDDVVDQSNLQRQILYTVDDIGASKAETAAKRLSKLNPFVNFKVYQEKLTKENAILVFTNYDIIVDGSDNFSTRYLANDAAVITNKPLVYGAIFKFEGQVSVFNYKGSGTYRCLYPTPPKPNESPNCSEIGVLGVLPGIIGSLQANEVIKIICGIGAILANKLLVYDALQMNQMILKYEKESKTNVTALETDYDFFCGILFKEEISLEELQKNKEKYNLLDVREIWEREKYHIGGQHIPLGELLQRLDEVPLNKDLVVYCQSGVRSAKAIEVLSNHHFKAKIVNLKGGCF
- the thiH gene encoding 2-iminoacetate synthase ThiH → MSHFKELFDTYNWDFSLKSIFDKTAVEVKQALLKDKLDLEDFKALISPAAKPFLEEMAHKSQLLTKKRFGNTMQMYVPMYLSNECQNICTYCGFSMTNKIPRRTLTDAEILKEVAFLKAKGYDHILLVTGEANKTVGVEYIKNAIQIIRSQFSNISIEVQPLNQDEYELLVENGLYAVLVYQETYHRDEYKKHHPKGKKSNFDYRLDTPDRLGKAGIHKIGLGALFGLEDWRADSFFTALHLKYLQKTYWKTKYSISFPRLRPHSGGLEPKVEMTDSDLVQLICAFRLFDEDIELSMSTRESEVFRNHIVNLGITSISAESKTNPGGYTVEPQSLEQFEISDERSTEDVVQMLKNQDLEVVWKDWEHFK